The stretch of DNA GGACGGCGGCGGTCGCCGAGGAAAAAGTGCACCCCGTGCCGTGCGTGTGCCGGACCGCGCGACGGGGGCTCGTGATCCAACCGGACCGCGCGCCGTCGGTCCAGTAATCCTGGCTGAACTCCGGATCGTCGGCGTGGCCGCCCTTCAGCACCACCGCGCGCAACCCCATGCCGAGTATCGCGTGGGCGGCCTCGATCGAGTCCGACGCCGACCGGATCGCGCGGCCTGTGAGCCGCTGCGCCTCCGGGATATTCGGCGTAAGCAGGTCGACCCGCGGCAGCAGATCCTCGATGACGGCGGGGAGCAGGTCCGGCGCCATCAGCCCGTGCCCGCTGCTGGCACCCATGACGGGGTCGTACACGACGAAGGCCTCCAGGCCCCGGATCGCCGCGGCGACGGCACGGGCCGTCGCCGCCGTGCCCAGCATGCCGATCTTGACGGCGACGGGCGGGAGATCCTCGCGAAGCGATTCCAACTGGGCGGTGACGAGGTCCGTGGGCATATAGTCCACGCGTTGCACGCCGAGCGTATTCTGCGCGATCACCGCCGTGATCACGGAACAGCCGTGGGCGCCGAGTGCATGAAGGGTTGACAGGTCGCCCTGGATCCCGGCGCCGCCGCCGGGATCGGTCCCTGCGATGGTCCACACGATGGGTTTCATGGGCGGCCGCTCCTCTCTCCAGCGGGAACGAGTTTTCGCAGGGCGACATACAGGGCCGCGGCGCCGAGCAGGCCGGGCAGGGAAGCGCCGAGGCTCCAGCCCAGCTGGGACGCCGTCCGATAGATCGCCCAGCCGGCGAGCCAGGCGATCACGGCGAGGCCGCGCACGCCGGGCTCGGTCGGGCCGAAGCGCATGCGGCGGATCACGAAGTAGTCGGCGAGCACGACACCGAACAGCGGGCAGAACAGCGCGCCGATGAACAGCAGGAAGGCCTCGTATTCCGTGGCAGGGAAAAACACGGCCAGCAGCGTCCCGAGCACGCCGCCGGCGACGATCAGCGCGCGCTCGTTCAACCGGGGCGCCATGCTGCGGGCGGACACGGCGTTGGAGTAAATGTCGAGGAACGTCGTCGTAACCGTGGAAAGCACCACGATCAGGAGCGCGGGCCCGGCCCAACCGGTCCGGGCCATCAGGTCCATCACCATGCGGTCGGGGGTGGGCGACCCCGAAGCCAGGGCGGCGCACAGGCCGACGGCATACATCCAGCTTCCTGCCAGCAGGTAGCCCCACCACGTGCCCCAGAAGGCGCCCCGGGAATTCCGCGCGAAGCGCGAGTAGTCCGAAACGAGCGGGAGCCACGAGATCGGCATGGCGATGACCAGGTCCAGTCCCTGCCCGAAGGAGAGGCCGCCGGCCGGCCGGAGGGCCAGCAGGTCGGAGAGCGCGTGCCGGCGGAACACGATCACGGTCATCAGGACGGACAGCATCGTCAACAGAAGCACCGCCGTGCGCTGGAGCCAGCGCCGGAGGCCGTGACCGGTCAGCGTCCAGGCCGTGGTCACGGCGCCCGCGACGAGCACCCAGCCGCGGGCTCCCAGAACGGCGTTCTCGGGTAGCACGGCGGCGGCCGTGTGCCCGCAGATCCACAGCATGACCGCCGTCCAGCCGACCAGTTGGACGCAGTTCAGGGCCGCGGGCAGGAAGGAGCCGTGGACTCCGAGGGCGGCGCGGGTGCTGACCATGGCCGGCACGCCGTGGCGGCTACCGATGAGCCCGCCCAGGGCCATTGGCGTGTTGCCGATGACGTGGCCCAGCACGATGGCCGCGAGACCCGCGGTCAATCCGAGCGGAGCCAGCAGTCCGCCCGCCCAGATCTCGGCGAGCGAAATCGCCGCGCCCATCCAGAGCACCAGGAAATCCAAGGACGTCAGGTTCCGGCTGTGACCCGTCATCATCGCTTCCCTCCGTCGGCATGACCCGTACAGGTTCAAGGGGTTATCCCATCGCGGGAACTCTCAGCCCCGGCCGCGTCGGCGGATCGGGGCACCCCCAGCGAACACTACCAGTGTCCCGCAGGGCCCGGCGCCTGTCAACGTGCGAAAAGAAGGCTGCTCCAGCCCGCCATGCTCGTGCTCGTACTCTTAATCGTAATTTCCCCGTCGGGAGAGAGTGCGAGGACGAGAGGGAGAACGAGAACGAAGGGATTCAAACGAGCGGGCGCAGGAATTCGGCCACCTGGTCCGGGTTCATGGGGATCGGGTTTCCGGACATGCTGGTGCCCAGGGAGCGGCGTGCGATCTCCTGCACGTCGTCTTCCGACAAGGCCATTTCCTTCAGGTCCGGGGGGATGCCGATCGAGTCAGCCAGGTTTTCTACGGCCTGGATGCCGTCCTCGACGATCCGGGGCGCCATGCCGCCCTGGTTGAGGAACGCCGAGAGCGCGTGCGCCAGCTCGGCGGGGCAGGCCGGGGCGTTGTAGCGAAGGGTGTAGGGGAGGAGGATGCCGCAGGCGAGTCCGTGCGGCACGCCGTAGAGAGCGCCCAGCGCGGCCGCGATGCCGTGCGCCATGGCCAGGCCGGCGTTGGCGAGACACACCCCGCCGAGCATGCTGACGAGGGCCATCTTGTCGCGGGCGGCCTCGTTGCCCGGCGCGTCCACGCTGACGGCGATGGCCTCGCGCGCCATGCGCAGGCCCTCGTGGGCCAGCGCCGTGGTCTCGGGGCGCCGCCGGTTGCTGATGCACGACTCGATCAACTGGGTCAGAGCGTCCATCCCGCCGGAGGCGGTCACGTCGTGGGGGACGCTCAAGGCGAGCATGGAATCGATCAGCGCCACCGTGGGGATCATCGAGTCCGCGCGCATGCTGCGCTTGAACTTCTTTTCCGGGCAGCCGATGACCGCGTTGCGCGTCATCTCCGCCCCGGTTCCCGCGACGGTCGGGATCGCGACGTGCGGGAGGGGCGCGACGCCCAGGGATCGCGTCTGGGTCTCGCCTTCCAGGTAGTCCTCCACCGAGCCCTCGTTGACGACCAGGGCCGCGACGGCCTTGCCGGTATCCATCACGCTGCCGCCGCCCGCGCTGACGATCAGGCCGGGCTGCAAGTCGCGCGCCCGTGCGGCGAGTTCATCCACCCGGGCCACCGTGGGCTCGCCGTGGACCCCTTCCAGGATTTCCGCGGCGACGCCGTGCCGGCCCAGCAGGGTGGTGATTCGCTGGTCCAGGCCCGACTGCCGGGCCGAGCCGCCGCCCAGCAGGATCACCGCTTTACGGCCGGCGGCGAGGGGAAAAGCGAGATCGCCGAGTTCGTTCAGGCGGTTTTTCCCGAACACGATCGTGCGGGGCGCCTTGAGGCCGTAGCGATGCACGGCCTCGATCATTTCGCGGGCCTTCTGGGCTGTGGGCACGGTCGGCATGATGTCCCCCGGAGTCTTTGTCTTAAGGATAGAGAGATTCCGCGCTCCTGTCCAGCGTGACGGCCTCCCCGGCCCCCGGTCCCGGCTGTAACAAATTGCATCACGACCGTGAATAGATTTGTTACATTGCTTCCGGCGGGGCAGTTTGTCGTTGCGCGGCCCGGCGCGGTGTGAGAAAGACAACGCCAACACTACGTCATGCGCATGCTGTTCATAGGCTCGGGATCGGTCGCCTGCCCGGCGCTGCGCGAACTCGCCGCGCGGCCGGACGACACCGTCGCGGCCGTCGTCACCCAGCCCGACCGGCCCAGCGGACGGCGCCGGGAACTGGCCGCCTGCCCGGCGAAACACCTAGCCGAGACGCTGCGGCTCCCCGTGCGCACGCCCGAGAAAGTGGGCGATCCTTCCGAACTCGACGCCTTGAAGGCCCTCGCCCCGGACCTGATCGTCGTCGCGGACTACGGCCAGTTCCTGCGGCCCGCCCTCCTGGCGCTGCCGGCCCGGGGCGCCATCAATATTCATCCCTCCCTCCTCCCGAAATACCGCGGCGCCGCGCCCGTCCAGTGGGCCGTCGCCAACGGCGAAACGGAGACCGGGGTGACAATCCTTCACGTCACGGAGAAAATGGACGCCGGCGACATCATTCTTCAGGAAAAAGTTCCGATCCGCGACGAGCACACGGCCGCGACGCTCACCCCGCTGCTGGCCGAGTTGGGGGCCACGCTGCTGATCCGCGCGATCGAGTTGATCCGCCGCGGCGCGGCGCCGCGGCGCCCGCAGGACGAGGCCCTGGCTACCTTCGCGCCGAAGCTGGCCAAGGAGGACGGCCGCATGGATTGGAGCCAGCCGGCGGAAAGCCTGCGAAATCGCCTCCGCGGCTTCACGCCCTGGCCGGGTTGCTTCACCGAATGCCCGAAGGGTTCCGGGCGCTTGCTTCGGATGCTATCGGTCCGCGTGGAATCGGCCGCCGGCGAACCGGGCCTGGTGCTCGACGCAGGCCCCGAGGGCCCCCTGATTGCCTGCGGGCAGAGGTCGCTTCGATGGCTGGAAGTTCAGCCCGAAGGCCGGAAGCCCATGCCCGGCACGGACTTCGTGCGCGGGTACCGGCTTCAACCGGGCGACCGGGTGGGCTGAAGGGAGTGCGCGCAAAGCCAGTG from Kiritimatiellia bacterium encodes:
- the cytX gene encoding putative hydroxymethylpyrimidine transporter CytX — protein: MMTGHSRNLTSLDFLVLWMGAAISLAEIWAGGLLAPLGLTAGLAAIVLGHVIGNTPMALGGLIGSRHGVPAMVSTRAALGVHGSFLPAALNCVQLVGWTAVMLWICGHTAAAVLPENAVLGARGWVLVAGAVTTAWTLTGHGLRRWLQRTAVLLLTMLSVLMTVIVFRRHALSDLLALRPAGGLSFGQGLDLVIAMPISWLPLVSDYSRFARNSRGAFWGTWWGYLLAGSWMYAVGLCAALASGSPTPDRMVMDLMARTGWAGPALLIVVLSTVTTTFLDIYSNAVSARSMAPRLNERALIVAGGVLGTLLAVFFPATEYEAFLLFIGALFCPLFGVVLADYFVIRRMRFGPTEPGVRGLAVIAWLAGWAIYRTASQLGWSLGASLPGLLGAAALYVALRKLVPAGERSGRP
- a CDS encoding iron-containing alcohol dehydrogenase produces the protein MPTVPTAQKAREMIEAVHRYGLKAPRTIVFGKNRLNELGDLAFPLAAGRKAVILLGGGSARQSGLDQRITTLLGRHGVAAEILEGVHGEPTVARVDELAARARDLQPGLIVSAGGGSVMDTGKAVAALVVNEGSVEDYLEGETQTRSLGVAPLPHVAIPTVAGTGAEMTRNAVIGCPEKKFKRSMRADSMIPTVALIDSMLALSVPHDVTASGGMDALTQLIESCISNRRRPETTALAHEGLRMAREAIAVSVDAPGNEAARDKMALVSMLGGVCLANAGLAMAHGIAAALGALYGVPHGLACGILLPYTLRYNAPACPAELAHALSAFLNQGGMAPRIVEDGIQAVENLADSIGIPPDLKEMALSEDDVQEIARRSLGTSMSGNPIPMNPDQVAEFLRPLV
- the fmt gene encoding methionyl-tRNA formyltransferase, with product MRMLFIGSGSVACPALRELAARPDDTVAAVVTQPDRPSGRRRELAACPAKHLAETLRLPVRTPEKVGDPSELDALKALAPDLIVVADYGQFLRPALLALPARGAINIHPSLLPKYRGAAPVQWAVANGETETGVTILHVTEKMDAGDIILQEKVPIRDEHTAATLTPLLAELGATLLIRAIELIRRGAAPRRPQDEALATFAPKLAKEDGRMDWSQPAESLRNRLRGFTPWPGCFTECPKGSGRLLRMLSVRVESAAGEPGLVLDAGPEGPLIACGQRSLRWLEVQPEGRKPMPGTDFVRGYRLQPGDRVG